In one Sphingomonas sp. S1-29 genomic region, the following are encoded:
- a CDS encoding ArsR/SmtB family transcription factor, with protein sequence MQVMSALAQATRLRVYQRLIEQLPAGMTAGEIAREVDMSPNGMTAHFTILSAAGLVTSQKVGRTVIYKAETRPVEELSGFLADAVERGRRAVRAPS encoded by the coding sequence ATGCAGGTAATGAGCGCCCTGGCGCAGGCGACACGTTTGCGCGTCTATCAGCGGCTGATCGAACAGCTACCCGCAGGCATGACTGCCGGAGAAATCGCGAGGGAGGTCGATATGTCGCCAAATGGAATGACAGCCCATTTCACGATCCTCTCGGCAGCAGGTTTGGTAACTTCGCAAAAAGTTGGCCGGACCGTCATATACAAGGCGGAAACCCGTCCGGTCGAAGAACTCAGCGGTTTCTTAGCCGATGCGGTCGAACGGGGGCGCCGCGCTGTTCGCGCACCTAGCTAA
- a CDS encoding TorF family putative porin, translated as MKRAGLIIAAALPAAIAPAAAQDRPTIGFEAATDEVRRGLSWSEGRAALSADVSGALGPIEASARVVTTRDSIRHDGAWSVADLRLTTATDVGPIQLRGGATAHLFAGARSKMDYVELGGSASYTYGPAQLTGGVEFAPSQDAIGGSNVYLYANADAGIPGTPFTLIAGVGHSSGSADDPIRAQRLRPGGSYADWRLGVEHRQGPLTLGVDYLGTDIDRAEAFGPFADARHSGDRLLGRVRFAL; from the coding sequence ATGAAGCGCGCTGGCTTGATCATCGCCGCCGCCTTGCCGGCGGCAATCGCGCCCGCGGCGGCGCAGGACCGCCCCACGATCGGGTTCGAGGCAGCAACCGATGAAGTCCGTCGCGGCCTGAGCTGGAGCGAGGGACGCGCCGCGCTGTCGGCCGATGTCTCGGGTGCGCTCGGGCCAATCGAAGCCTCGGCACGCGTCGTCACGACGCGCGATTCGATCCGCCACGACGGCGCCTGGTCGGTCGCCGACCTGCGGCTGACGACCGCGACTGACGTAGGGCCGATCCAGCTGCGCGGCGGCGCCACCGCGCATCTGTTCGCGGGCGCCCGATCGAAGATGGACTATGTCGAACTCGGCGGATCGGCGAGCTACACCTACGGCCCCGCGCAGCTGACCGGCGGGGTCGAATTCGCGCCGTCGCAGGACGCGATCGGCGGCAGCAACGTCTATCTCTACGCCAACGCCGATGCCGGCATTCCCGGCACGCCGTTCACGCTGATCGCCGGGGTCGGCCATTCATCGGGAAGCGCGGACGATCCGATCCGCGCGCAGCGGCTGCGTCCGGGCGGCAGCTATGCCGATTGGCGGCTGGGGGTCGAGCACCGCCAGGGGCCGCTGACGCTCGGGGTCGATTATCTCGGCACCGACATCGATCGTGCCGAAGCGTTCGGCCCATTCGCCGACGCGCGCCATTCGGGCGATCGCCTGCTCGGCCGGGTGCGCTTCGCGCTGTAG
- the sugE gene encoding quaternary ammonium compound efflux SMR transporter SugE — translation MAWIALVLAGLFEIVWATAMKQSHGFSRLWPSVVTIGGMAVSFALLSWSMRTLPLGTAYTIWTGIGAIGAFILGIIVFGEAASVMRIVAALLIVSGLVLMKLATA, via the coding sequence ATGGCGTGGATCGCTCTTGTACTTGCTGGCTTGTTCGAGATCGTGTGGGCGACGGCGATGAAGCAGTCGCATGGGTTCTCCCGGCTATGGCCCAGCGTCGTCACCATTGGTGGCATGGCCGTCAGCTTCGCTTTGCTCTCCTGGTCCATGCGAACTTTACCGCTCGGCACGGCCTATACGATTTGGACAGGCATTGGCGCGATCGGCGCATTTATTCTGGGGATTATCGTGTTCGGCGAAGCAGCCAGCGTCATGCGTATCGTAGCAGCCTTGCTAATAGTCAGTGGATTGGTTCTGATGAAGCTTGCAACCGCATGA
- a CDS encoding Ppx/GppA phosphatase family protein yields the protein MGEDFARLPQRRGQGAELPANTTRASRPRWPDARHYAALDLGTNNCRLLIARPQGPGFAVVDAFSRIVRLGEGLATSGRLSDAAIDRTLAALRVCADKLRKRNVSLARSVATEACRRASNGAEFIARVRDETGIMLDVITAEEEARLAVLGCHALLEPGDGPALVFDIGGGSTELVLVDTRTTVPTVIDWHSAPWGVVSLTEASAAGAASGEGLAILYARMRDLVTASFAPFADRVGMPVGTPRLLGTSGTVTTLASVHLGLSSYDRSVIDGLIVPTGAMRAVSARLAGLDLNERAQVPCIGHERADLVVAGCAILESILDIWPAERLGIADRGIREGILRRLMQGGA from the coding sequence ATGGGGGAAGATTTCGCCCGACTGCCGCAGCGGCGCGGCCAGGGCGCCGAGTTGCCGGCCAATACCACCCGCGCCAGCCGCCCGCGCTGGCCCGATGCGCGCCATTATGCCGCGCTCGATCTCGGCACCAACAATTGCCGGCTGCTCATCGCCCGCCCGCAAGGGCCGGGTTTTGCCGTGGTCGATGCCTTTTCGCGAATCGTCCGGCTGGGTGAGGGGTTGGCCACCAGCGGCCGGCTCAGCGACGCCGCGATCGATCGGACGCTGGCGGCGCTGCGCGTCTGTGCCGATAAACTGCGCAAGCGCAACGTGTCGCTCGCGCGCTCGGTCGCGACCGAGGCGTGCCGCCGCGCGAGCAACGGCGCCGAGTTCATCGCCCGCGTCCGCGACGAGACCGGGATCATGCTCGACGTCATCACCGCCGAGGAGGAAGCGCGGCTCGCGGTGCTCGGCTGCCACGCATTGCTCGAGCCCGGCGATGGCCCGGCGTTGGTGTTCGACATCGGCGGCGGATCGACCGAATTGGTGCTGGTCGATACCCGTACCACCGTGCCGACGGTGATCGACTGGCACAGCGCGCCCTGGGGCGTCGTCTCGCTCACCGAAGCCTCGGCGGCGGGCGCGGCGAGCGGCGAGGGGCTGGCGATCCTCTACGCCCGGATGCGCGACCTGGTGACCGCAAGCTTCGCGCCCTTTGCCGATCGGGTAGGGATGCCGGTGGGAACGCCGCGATTGCTCGGCACCAGCGGCACCGTCACCACGCTCGCCAGCGTCCATCTGGGGCTCAGCTCCTATGATCGCTCGGTGATCGACGGGCTGATCGTGCCGACCGGGGCGATGCGCGCGGTCAGCGCGCGGCTCGCGGGGCTCGACCTCAACGAGCGCGCACAGGTGCCGTGCATCGGCCATGAGCGCGCCGATCTGGTGGTGGCGGGCTGCGCGATCCTCGAATCGATCCTCGACATCTGGCCCGCCGAGCGGCTCGGCATCGCCGATCGCGGTATTCGCGAGGGCATTTTGCGCCGGCTGATGCAGGGCGGCGCATGA
- a CDS encoding RNA-guided endonuclease InsQ/TnpB family protein, whose protein sequence is MGEAMPSVRIESLAGLPRRKVEALRLGRVEAGKVWTLCRDLHLDARKSSSYWPKRDDLQKATKGLFALHSQTVQMITHAFLANVETARQLRLKGNAKMRYPYKDKHYYPLMWPKQAVSLTTKTIILPMGRGRSSIVLPRPDWLTAPAACQIVWNGIEDQLHIVVEGVAVTVPPGTNHATVDLGQIHQAAVVADNGKALIVSGRGIRSEKRGVNMMHGKVAKLQSKCTKGSRRHRKLGRTRRKLAARTERRIRDMRHKGTRQVIDFCVANEVGSVFIGNPHGVRRRPCGRKHNQRMSQWEYGKDITYLEQKAKKACISSFTGSERGTSSQCPECSARKKAKGRRWTCKSCGFSGHRELVGAANMHPIAFGEKVAFPSLQDTTYQRPVRFGGLGSCSRSDTSRGKSPVAVFELNGQAPDLSVTVAGTRPTQSAQRVQC, encoded by the coding sequence ATGGGTGAGGCTATGCCAAGTGTCCGCATCGAATCACTTGCGGGGCTGCCGCGCCGCAAGGTTGAAGCGTTGCGTCTTGGTCGCGTCGAAGCCGGCAAGGTCTGGACGCTGTGCCGTGATCTCCATTTGGATGCGCGAAAGTCCTCTTCGTATTGGCCCAAGCGTGACGATCTGCAGAAGGCCACTAAGGGGCTTTTTGCACTGCACAGTCAGACGGTGCAGATGATTACCCACGCCTTCCTGGCGAACGTGGAGACAGCTAGACAGCTTCGACTAAAGGGTAACGCAAAGATGCGCTATCCCTACAAGGATAAGCACTATTACCCGTTGATGTGGCCGAAGCAGGCGGTGTCCCTGACGACTAAGACGATCATCTTGCCCATGGGTCGAGGACGATCGTCGATCGTCCTGCCTAGGCCGGACTGGTTGACCGCTCCTGCGGCCTGCCAGATCGTGTGGAACGGCATTGAGGATCAGCTGCATATCGTAGTTGAGGGTGTTGCGGTCACCGTTCCTCCAGGGACCAACCATGCGACCGTCGATCTTGGGCAGATTCATCAGGCCGCTGTCGTTGCAGATAACGGCAAGGCTTTGATTGTATCAGGTCGAGGTATCCGTTCAGAAAAGCGCGGCGTCAACATGATGCATGGCAAGGTTGCCAAGCTTCAGTCGAAATGCACGAAAGGCTCAAGGCGCCATCGCAAGCTCGGAAGGACCCGACGCAAGCTAGCTGCTCGCACTGAGCGACGTATTCGCGATATGCGCCACAAGGGCACGCGCCAAGTCATCGATTTCTGCGTCGCTAATGAAGTCGGCAGCGTGTTCATCGGCAATCCGCATGGCGTCCGTAGGCGACCATGCGGCCGCAAGCATAACCAGCGCATGTCCCAATGGGAGTATGGTAAGGACATAACTTACCTCGAGCAGAAGGCCAAGAAGGCCTGCATTTCGAGCTTCACTGGATCCGAGAGAGGAACCTCAAGCCAGTGTCCGGAATGCAGCGCTCGAAAGAAGGCCAAAGGTCGCAGATGGACCTGCAAATCCTGTGGATTTTCAGGTCATCGCGAGCTCGTTGGCGCAGCAAACATGCATCCTATCGCTTTTGGCGAAAAGGTCGCGTTCCCGTCTCTTCAAGACACCACGTATCAACGACCTGTTCGTTTCGGCGGACTGGGAAGTTGTAGTCGCTCAGACACGAGCCGGGGGAAGTCCCCTGTCGCTGTTTTCGAGTTGAACGGCCAAGCACCGGATTTATCCGTGACTGTGGCGGGGACACGCCCGACTCAGTCCGCGCAACGCGTTCAATGCTAA
- the rpoZ gene encoding DNA-directed RNA polymerase subunit omega produces the protein MARVTVEDCVDKIPNRFDLVLLAAQRARQISGGAELTLERDRDKNPVVALREIAEETVRPDHLQESVVSSLQRVIIDDDEAPDEVGSLSASAEALRLTAAAPPRNQNVGGDYEG, from the coding sequence ATGGCGCGCGTCACTGTCGAGGATTGCGTCGACAAGATCCCCAACCGGTTCGATCTGGTCCTGCTGGCTGCCCAGCGTGCGCGCCAGATTTCGGGCGGCGCCGAACTGACGCTCGAGCGCGACCGCGACAAGAACCCGGTCGTCGCGCTGCGCGAGATTGCCGAGGAGACGGTGCGTCCCGATCACCTGCAGGAATCGGTGGTGTCGAGCCTGCAGCGGGTGATCATCGACGATGACGAGGCGCCCGACGAGGTCGGCTCGCTCTCGGCATCGGCCGAAGCGCTTCGCCTCACCGCCGCTGCCCCGCCGCGCAACCAGAATGTCGGCGGCGACTACGAGGGCTGA
- a CDS encoding type II toxin-antitoxin system antitoxin SocA domain-containing protein, whose amino-acid sequence MINIDDQQQLEVSRYPNELIDQITTAKTAWPVRIGQAIVGFGLALAKMVRNIVRMLISAPPEDPLSYHPNREKIVEGALFLLQQAGRDSVRLTTDTMRIAMFLADKWHLDEYGRPVFFDNYVATAAGPLGIAAGEMFEPAFAWSNVGADAAPWTHEKGTLGNVSVLIAVREPDLRLISDSDVDAISSALSIVGALGEDEIRHFTHRNHAYSAAWRNGAGAGSQLDPRLVLEERDDDLIDDLLYISRHTL is encoded by the coding sequence ATGATTAACATTGATGACCAGCAGCAGCTGGAAGTGAGCCGCTACCCAAACGAGCTGATTGACCAGATTACTACCGCCAAAACCGCGTGGCCGGTACGGATCGGTCAGGCGATCGTCGGCTTTGGGCTTGCGTTAGCGAAAATGGTCCGCAACATAGTCCGAATGTTGATTTCTGCGCCCCCTGAAGATCCGCTTAGCTACCATCCGAACCGAGAGAAAATCGTCGAAGGTGCCCTATTCCTGCTTCAGCAGGCTGGGCGCGACAGCGTGCGCTTAACCACGGACACGATGAGGATCGCGATGTTTCTCGCTGATAAGTGGCATCTTGACGAGTATGGGCGGCCAGTTTTCTTCGACAACTATGTCGCGACGGCTGCTGGGCCGTTAGGAATTGCCGCTGGCGAAATGTTTGAACCGGCCTTCGCTTGGTCAAACGTTGGAGCCGATGCTGCACCTTGGACGCATGAAAAAGGCACCCTAGGAAACGTTTCGGTTCTGATTGCAGTGCGTGAACCAGACCTACGACTGATCTCGGATTCTGATGTGGATGCCATCTCGAGCGCCTTATCAATCGTCGGTGCGCTTGGAGAAGACGAAATCCGACACTTTACCCACCGCAACCATGCCTATAGCGCCGCTTGGCGAAACGGTGCAGGTGCAGGCAGCCAGCTCGATCCACGTCTAGTTCTCGAAGAGCGCGATGACGATCTGATTGATGATCTTCTCTACATCTCTCGGCACACCCTATGA
- a CDS encoding RlmE family RNA methyltransferase: MTRTLGSPGRVRVKTSKKRTPQSTRWLERQLNDPYVKKAKAEGYRSRAAYKLIELDEKFGFLKGTRRVVDLGLAPGGWAQVVRRTVPQAAVVGIDLLPVDPIDGVTILQMDFLDDAAPQRLVEALGGEADLVLSDMAANTVGHPQTDALRTSALVEAALAFAIEVLRPGGTFVSKVFAGGGDSAMVVEMKRNFTSVKHAKPPASRKGSVEWFVVASGFKGRRAD, translated from the coding sequence ATGACCCGCACCTTGGGCAGTCCCGGCCGCGTCCGGGTCAAGACGTCGAAGAAGCGCACCCCGCAATCGACGCGCTGGCTCGAGCGCCAGCTCAACGACCCCTATGTGAAGAAGGCCAAGGCCGAGGGCTATCGCAGCCGCGCCGCGTACAAGCTGATCGAGCTCGACGAGAAGTTCGGCTTTTTGAAGGGCACGCGCCGCGTCGTCGATCTGGGGCTCGCGCCGGGCGGTTGGGCCCAAGTGGTGCGCCGCACCGTGCCGCAGGCGGCGGTGGTCGGCATCGATCTGCTACCGGTCGATCCGATCGACGGGGTGACGATCCTCCAGATGGACTTCCTCGACGACGCCGCGCCGCAGCGGCTGGTCGAGGCGCTGGGCGGCGAGGCAGATCTGGTGCTGTCGGACATGGCGGCGAACACCGTCGGCCATCCACAGACCGACGCGCTGCGCACCTCGGCGCTGGTCGAGGCCGCGCTCGCCTTCGCGATCGAGGTGCTGCGGCCCGGCGGCACCTTCGTGTCGAAGGTGTTCGCGGGCGGCGGCGATTCGGCGATGGTGGTCGAAATGAAGCGCAACTTCACCAGCGTGAAGCACGCCAAGCCCCCCGCCAGCCGCAAGGGATCGGTCGAATGGTTCGTCGTGGCCAGCGGGTTCAAGGGGCGGCGAGCCGATTAG
- a CDS encoding phospholipase D-like domain-containing protein: protein MDEPPPQPTFTVDGNRLTMLDTGPRRYRALLDLIEGAQHSLRVLYYIYEDDAAGLAVGEALAAAAARGVKVSLLVDGLGSEAAAGRDFFEGLTAGGVDVCRFIPRFGRRYLLRNHQKLALADEARVIIGGFNIKSDYFGAPGDDHEAWRDLGLLVAGPAAARLAGYFDALLRWAQRPKAPIRALNRLLRVWSEDEGPVRWLLGGPTRRLSPWARVIQRELKRGRQIDLIAAYFAPGPLLLRRLGRAARGGTVRIVLPARTDNYMAIWASRFTYAGLLRRGVAIHEYQATKLHTKLIAIDDAVHIGSANFDIRSLFVNMELMLRIDDPVFARHVHAYVDGEVAQSDLITPALHRERMSIPRRISQAAAYFLMAVVDPSLSRTLPFWGEKE from the coding sequence ATGGACGAGCCGCCCCCGCAACCGACCTTCACCGTCGACGGCAACCGCCTGACGATGCTCGACACCGGGCCGCGCCGCTATCGCGCGCTGCTCGACCTGATCGAAGGCGCGCAGCACAGCCTGCGCGTGCTCTATTACATCTACGAAGACGACGCCGCCGGGCTCGCGGTGGGCGAGGCGCTGGCGGCGGCGGCGGCGCGCGGGGTGAAGGTCTCGCTGCTGGTCGACGGGCTCGGCAGCGAGGCCGCGGCGGGGCGCGACTTCTTCGAGGGGCTGACGGCGGGCGGGGTCGATGTCTGCCGTTTCATCCCGCGCTTCGGCCGGCGCTATCTGCTGCGCAACCACCAGAAGCTCGCGCTCGCCGACGAAGCGCGCGTCATCATCGGCGGGTTCAACATCAAGAGCGACTATTTCGGCGCGCCGGGCGACGACCACGAGGCGTGGCGCGACCTCGGCCTGCTGGTCGCGGGGCCCGCCGCGGCGCGGCTGGCGGGCTATTTCGACGCGCTGCTGCGCTGGGCGCAGCGCCCCAAGGCGCCGATCCGCGCACTCAACCGGCTGCTGCGCGTGTGGAGCGAGGACGAGGGGCCGGTGCGCTGGCTGCTCGGTGGGCCTACGCGGCGGCTGTCGCCCTGGGCGCGGGTGATCCAGCGCGAGCTCAAGCGCGGGCGCCAGATCGACTTGATCGCCGCCTATTTCGCCCCCGGCCCGCTCTTGCTCCGCCGGCTGGGACGGGCGGCGCGGGGTGGTACGGTGCGGATCGTGCTGCCCGCGCGCACCGACAATTACATGGCGATCTGGGCCTCGCGCTTCACCTATGCCGGGCTGCTCCGCCGCGGCGTCGCGATCCACGAATATCAGGCGACCAAGCTCCACACCAAGCTGATCGCGATCGACGATGCGGTGCATATCGGCTCGGCCAATTTCGACATTCGCAGCCTGTTCGTGAACATGGAGCTGATGCTGCGGATCGACGATCCCGTGTTCGCGCGCCACGTCCACGCCTATGTCGATGGCGAGGTTGCGCAGTCCGATCTGATCACCCCCGCGCTCCACCGCGAACGCATGTCGATCCCGCGCCGTATCAGCCAGGCGGCGGCGTATTTCCTGATGGCGGTGGTCGACCCGTCGCTAAGCCGAACGCTGCCCTTCTGGGGCGAGAAGGAATGA
- a CDS encoding MFS transporter — protein sequence MKDSPQSESAAPASALTPFKHQIFRSVWIATLASSFGGMIQGVGAAWEMVALGASAQMITLVQAAITLPIVMLALVAGALADAYDRRKIMLVAQILMLLVSTALAAAAYLNWVTPWLLLLFTFLIGCGAALNAPAWQASVGAMVPREDVPAAVTLNSMGFNLARSVGPAVGGLIVATAGAGAAFTFNALSYLGLIAVLLRWNMDPERRILPRERLRSAIASGIRFVAMSPSINTTMVRGLVTGLGSSAASALLPLIARDVIGGGPETYGLLLGAFGAGAVGGALWSHRLRLAYSNELVVRGALFASALGIMVSAFSTWLIVTMGAMALCGLGWVTVVSILNATVQMSAPRWVVARALSLYQMATFSGMAGGAWLWGYITQQSDLSTALMIAAAVQVGCIVLGRWFPLAETEAMNLDLEKFNEPSTTVVMRGRMGPVIVTIEYRIAAENTYEFLRVMAERRQIRRKNGARRWFLMRDLADPELWVERYHSPTWTEYLRHNQRFTHDDALVMDRVRDLHCGTEPPVVRRLLERQTGFPPDGPDVDPRELAPPMTDQSRLS from the coding sequence ATGAAAGATAGTCCTCAGTCGGAGTCGGCGGCGCCCGCCTCCGCGCTTACCCCGTTTAAGCACCAAATCTTCCGCTCCGTGTGGATCGCCACCTTGGCGTCCAGCTTTGGTGGCATGATTCAGGGTGTCGGCGCGGCCTGGGAGATGGTGGCGCTCGGCGCATCTGCGCAAATGATAACGCTGGTGCAGGCTGCGATTACGCTACCTATCGTTATGCTTGCGTTAGTTGCGGGAGCGCTGGCTGATGCATACGACCGCCGCAAGATTATGTTGGTGGCACAGATCTTGATGCTTCTGGTTTCGACGGCATTGGCGGCCGCGGCCTATCTAAATTGGGTAACGCCGTGGCTCCTTCTACTCTTCACGTTCCTGATCGGTTGTGGGGCCGCGTTGAATGCGCCGGCTTGGCAGGCGTCGGTCGGTGCCATGGTGCCACGCGAAGACGTCCCAGCTGCCGTCACGCTCAACAGCATGGGTTTCAACCTTGCTCGCAGCGTCGGCCCCGCCGTCGGTGGCCTGATCGTGGCAACGGCAGGAGCAGGGGCAGCGTTCACTTTCAATGCGCTTAGCTACCTTGGATTGATAGCCGTCCTTTTACGATGGAACATGGATCCAGAACGCCGCATTTTGCCGCGTGAACGGCTCCGCAGCGCGATTGCATCAGGCATTCGATTCGTTGCCATGAGCCCAAGTATCAACACCACGATGGTTCGGGGCTTGGTGACGGGGCTCGGGTCAAGCGCGGCATCGGCTTTGCTACCCTTGATTGCCCGCGACGTTATTGGTGGCGGCCCGGAGACCTATGGACTGCTGCTCGGGGCGTTTGGGGCGGGAGCAGTTGGCGGCGCCCTTTGGTCGCATCGACTTCGACTGGCTTATTCGAACGAGCTTGTCGTGCGCGGAGCGCTTTTCGCTTCGGCGCTCGGAATAATGGTCTCTGCGTTCAGCACATGGCTCATCGTCACCATGGGAGCTATGGCGCTGTGCGGCCTGGGCTGGGTAACCGTCGTGTCGATCCTCAACGCAACCGTGCAGATGTCTGCGCCGCGCTGGGTAGTGGCGCGCGCACTATCTCTCTATCAAATGGCGACGTTCAGCGGGATGGCCGGCGGTGCGTGGCTTTGGGGCTATATCACTCAACAGTCCGATCTTTCCACCGCCCTCATGATTGCGGCAGCAGTGCAAGTCGGCTGCATCGTGCTCGGTCGCTGGTTTCCGCTTGCCGAGACCGAGGCGATGAACCTCGACCTAGAGAAGTTCAATGAGCCGTCGACAACTGTTGTGATGCGGGGCCGGATGGGGCCGGTGATCGTTACCATCGAGTATCGCATTGCGGCTGAGAACACGTATGAATTTCTGCGCGTCATGGCTGAAAGGCGACAGATTCGGCGCAAAAATGGTGCGCGGCGCTGGTTCCTGATGCGCGATTTGGCCGATCCCGAGCTTTGGGTAGAGCGCTATCACAGCCCGACTTGGACCGAGTATTTGCGACATAATCAACGTTTCACTCACGACGACGCGCTTGTCATGGACCGCGTAAGAGATTTGCACTGCGGTACAGAACCGCCTGTCGTTCGGCGCCTTCTGGAAAGGCAGACGGGTTTTCCACCCGATGGCCCCGATGTTGATCCACGCGAACTCGCGCCGCCAATGACGGACCAGTCGCGCTTATCGTAA
- a CDS encoding 3'-5' exonuclease, which translates to MRIRTQGGLADAAAKEDVRVLRPLRLSTGATGDGIARGSHVGVAIDVETTSLLVETGKVIELAIRRFRYDQDGIITDIDEAYEWREDPGEPLTDEIKALTRLTDADLAGQEIDEDDATRLLQSASFVVAHNASFDRAWVERRLPRAAGLPWCCSMRQIDWRSRGFDGRVLGFLLVQNGFYHCGHRASSDVDALIQLLRHRDSDGRTGLSEMIATGSKPSWIVRARGAHFDRKDELRARGYRWDATVDRKVWWREVPDEDLVPEQFWLAANVYAAEARPHKISPEIVRVTPRTRFL; encoded by the coding sequence ATGAGAATACGAACCCAGGGCGGCCTCGCTGATGCGGCCGCCAAGGAGGACGTGCGCGTCCTTCGCCCGCTTCGCCTTAGCACAGGCGCCACTGGCGATGGCATAGCTCGGGGCAGCCATGTCGGCGTTGCCATCGATGTCGAAACGACAAGCCTCCTCGTGGAAACGGGCAAGGTCATCGAGCTCGCAATTCGCCGATTCAGGTACGACCAAGACGGTATAATCACCGACATCGATGAGGCGTATGAATGGCGGGAGGACCCGGGCGAGCCGCTGACCGACGAGATCAAAGCGCTGACTCGACTTACCGACGCGGACTTGGCGGGCCAAGAGATTGACGAAGATGACGCAACCCGCTTGCTTCAATCAGCCTCGTTCGTGGTCGCACATAACGCTTCGTTCGATCGGGCATGGGTAGAACGGCGGCTTCCCCGCGCCGCCGGTCTGCCGTGGTGCTGTTCGATGCGTCAAATTGATTGGCGTTCTCGCGGCTTCGATGGCCGCGTGCTGGGATTTCTGCTGGTGCAGAATGGCTTTTACCATTGCGGGCATCGGGCAAGTAGCGATGTCGATGCTTTGATCCAATTGCTTCGCCATCGGGACAGCGATGGCAGAACCGGCCTGTCCGAAATGATCGCAACCGGATCGAAGCCTTCGTGGATAGTTCGCGCCCGCGGTGCTCATTTCGACCGGAAGGATGAGCTTCGCGCGCGCGGTTATCGGTGGGATGCCACTGTGGATCGAAAGGTCTGGTGGCGCGAGGTTCCCGATGAAGACCTGGTGCCTGAGCAGTTCTGGCTCGCCGCCAACGTCTACGCGGCAGAAGCGCGCCCTCACAAGATATCGCCTGAAATAGTTCGCGTCACCCCGCGAACCCGGTTTCTCTGA